In Thermodesulfovibrio thiophilus DSM 17215, a genomic segment contains:
- a CDS encoding MBL fold metallo-hydrolase, with the protein MIIDIRVLFDNYPAEEGFETGWGYSCFIKRGYAEILFDTGADGQKLIKNMQQAEIKPGMISRIVISHPHKDHYEGLKDIASRSKNVQIYAGSSFYDQVKESIDDINIHKVSTEPVEIMNGVYLTGELGEKIKELSLAIDTGGGVVVVTGCAHPGLTKILERVKEILNQNVFALIGGLHLKDYSEEQLRQLVVYLKSEGIKYIAPSHCTGDLARSLFKESIPGFLEAGAGTHIYVGGSCEYI; encoded by the coding sequence ATGATCATTGATATAAGAGTGCTTTTTGATAACTATCCAGCAGAAGAAGGATTTGAAACAGGATGGGGATACAGCTGCTTTATAAAGAGAGGATATGCTGAAATACTGTTTGATACAGGTGCTGATGGGCAAAAATTAATCAAAAACATGCAGCAAGCTGAAATTAAACCGGGTATGATTTCAAGGATAGTAATTTCCCATCCTCATAAAGATCACTATGAAGGATTAAAAGATATAGCAAGCAGGAGTAAAAATGTACAGATTTATGCTGGTAGCTCTTTTTATGATCAAGTGAAAGAAAGTATAGATGATATAAACATTCATAAAGTAAGCACAGAGCCTGTAGAGATAATGAATGGAGTATATCTAACAGGTGAACTTGGAGAGAAAATAAAAGAACTCTCCCTTGCGATAGACACAGGTGGAGGTGTGGTAGTTGTGACAGGATGCGCACATCCTGGATTAACCAAAATATTAGAAAGAGTAAAGGAAATATTAAATCAAAATGTTTTTGCTCTGATTGGAGGACTTCATCTGAAAGACTACAGTGAAGAACAACTCAGGCAGTTAGTTGTATATTTAAAATCAGAGGGAATTAAATATATCGCACCTTCTCATTGCACAGGAGATCTCGCAAGGAGCCTTTTTAAAGAGAGTATTCCTGGATTTCTTGAAGCCGGTGCGGGCACACATATCTATGTTGGAGGTTCCTGTGAATATATTTAA
- a CDS encoding ATP-binding protein, which produces MIISVASGKGGTGKTTVAISLALSIENSQIIDCDVEEPNVHIFLNPEIKEEIEVKTTVPEVNKDKCNFCGYCSSICAYNALSVFKIDSSGDVLIFHQLCHGCEGCILLCPEKALKPVQRPIGLIKRGTAKGIEFIEGRLNIGEVLSPRVIESAKKYLKPEKLSIVDAPPGTSCPAVAAIKGSDFCILVTEPTPFGLHDLELAYEVTKVLGITCGVVINKSDQDSSIEDFCEANKISILMKIPFSKQIAEAYSKGISFVEGMPEFKERFRSLFEKIQRIIK; this is translated from the coding sequence ATGATAATTTCTGTAGCAAGTGGTAAGGGCGGAACAGGTAAAACAACAGTTGCTATATCCCTTGCATTAAGCATTGAAAACTCTCAAATCATTGACTGCGATGTGGAAGAGCCAAATGTTCACATTTTTTTAAATCCAGAGATTAAAGAAGAAATTGAAGTCAAAACAACAGTTCCTGAAGTTAATAAAGACAAATGCAATTTTTGTGGATACTGCAGCTCTATCTGTGCATATAATGCTTTAAGTGTATTTAAAATTGACAGTTCTGGAGATGTTCTTATTTTCCATCAACTCTGTCATGGATGCGAAGGTTGTATTTTACTTTGTCCTGAAAAGGCATTGAAACCAGTTCAAAGACCAATAGGTTTAATTAAAAGGGGTACAGCTAAAGGGATTGAGTTTATAGAGGGAAGACTGAATATTGGTGAGGTTTTATCTCCCAGGGTTATTGAATCGGCTAAAAAATATCTAAAGCCTGAAAAACTCTCGATAGTTGATGCACCGCCTGGAACTTCGTGTCCAGCAGTAGCTGCAATTAAAGGTTCAGATTTTTGTATTCTTGTTACAGAACCAACTCCCTTTGGATTGCATGACCTTGAGCTTGCCTACGAAGTAACAAAAGTACTTGGAATTACCTGTGGTGTTGTTATAAATAAGTCTGACCAAGACAGTTCAATAGAGGATTTCTGTGAAGCAAATAAAATTTCTATTTTAATGAAAATTCCCTTTAGTAAACAAATTGCTGAAGCTTATTCAAAAGGAATTTCATTTGTGGAAGGTATGCCAGAGTTTAAGGAAAGGTTTAGATCTCTTTTTGAGAAGATACAGAGGATAATTAAATGA
- a CDS encoding ATP-binding protein produces the protein MKQILVISGKGGTGKTFLTGCFAVVLTNKVMVDCDVDAANLHLLLHPEIKQTYDFISGYIAQIDKEKCTRCGECLKSCKFSAISLDFKVDHLSCEGCTVCYHVCPENAVLLKDRFCGQYFISETKFGSLVHAKLGIAQENSGKLVTKLKEIAKEMAEAEKAEYIIIDGPPGTGCPVMASTTGVDLVIAVTEATLSGLHDLKRVLELAKQFKVPIKVVINKYDLNPEMTLKIKNQIKEIEIICTIPFSEEILNSVKAGIPFIEFSKSELARTIKTSIENII, from the coding sequence ATGAAGCAGATTTTAGTAATTAGTGGTAAAGGCGGAACAGGCAAAACATTTTTAACAGGATGTTTTGCAGTGGTTTTAACCAATAAAGTAATGGTTGACTGTGATGTTGATGCAGCAAATCTGCATCTGCTTCTTCATCCAGAAATAAAACAAACTTACGATTTTATAAGTGGTTATATTGCACAGATAGATAAAGAAAAATGTACTAGATGCGGAGAGTGTTTAAAGAGTTGTAAATTTTCAGCGATTTCATTAGACTTCAAAGTTGACCATCTTTCATGTGAAGGATGCACAGTATGTTATCATGTGTGTCCAGAGAATGCAGTTTTACTTAAGGATCGTTTTTGTGGGCAGTATTTTATTTCTGAGACAAAGTTCGGTAGTTTAGTTCATGCAAAACTGGGCATTGCACAGGAAAACTCAGGTAAGCTTGTTACAAAACTGAAAGAAATTGCAAAAGAAATGGCTGAAGCTGAAAAAGCTGAATATATAATAATTGACGGACCTCCAGGCACAGGATGTCCTGTTATGGCTTCAACGACAGGAGTAGATTTAGTAATAGCTGTTACTGAGGCAACTCTTTCAGGACTGCATGATCTAAAACGAGTTTTAGAACTTGCAAAACAGTTCAAAGTTCCGATTAAAGTAGTTATAAACAAATACGATTTAAATCCTGAAATGACTCTGAAAATCAAGAATCAAATTAAAGAAATTGAAATTATATGCACCATTCCTTTTTCAGAAGAGATTTTAAACTCTGTTAAGGCTGGTATTCCGTTCATTGAGTTTTCAAAAAGTGAATTGGCCCGAACAATTAAGACATCAATTGAAAATATTATTTAA